The window CTCACGGTAAAACGCAGTTTACCCTTCAGTGTAAGTACATATTGCCGGCATGGGGCAGGATGGGGGATTTTCTCCAGGGTTGAAACATCGGTTTGTGCAAAGAAATAACCGGCATTAATGTGTTGGCGGATGGGAATCTTGCCTATTTCAAAAGTGCATTTGTCGTTTTCTGTATTAATTAAACGGATGGCTTTAAGGTAATTTGGGGTATCGGCTAGTGCTGTATTCATCTGCAAATAAAAAGTATTGGTTTAAAATTTTAGTTCTGTTTGTCCGCGTTGCATTACTTCACTTTCGTGTTGCAACAACCATTTTTTACGCCATAAGCCGCCTGCATAACCCACCAGTTTACCATTGCTGCCAATAACCCGGTGACAAGGTACTACAATGGCAATGTTGTTTTTACCGTTAGCGGCTGCAATGGCACGGATAGCCAATGGCTGATGTGCCGAAAATTTAGCATAGGATGTGGTTTCTCCATAAGGGATAGCCAATAAATTTAGCCAAACGTCCTGCTGAAACTCAGTCCCTTTCTGTTTCATGGGGAAATTGAAATGCTGTAGTTTGCCATTAAAATAATCTTTTAATTGCTGGGCAACCTTTTGTGTGAGCGGGTTTTCTGGTAATCCGGTAATATCTTTTTCGGCAAAAGTAACGGCATACACAAATTCTTCATCGGCAAGGATAGTAATTTGGCCAACCGGCGATGCTATAACTGATGCGTAGTTCATATTTTTCATTTTTTCTGCCACAGATTTTGCGGATTGACACGGATTTTTTAACTATTGATAATATGCTTCGAACAAAAGCGATCTGTGTTTTTTCTTTTTATCTGTGGTTCTAATTTTTTCTGTGTAATTCTGTTTTCCGTGCCTCGTGACTAAATTATTAGTAGCCAACATCTCAAACAAAATTACAACAATACAACAATTTAAGCGTGCAATATTTATCAATAAAAGTATCTTTGCGGTTATGCAATTGGCCAAAGAGGTTAAATATTTAATTCACAAGGAAGTATTGTTAGAGTGGCGCTCCAAATATACCATAAACGGTGTGCTGTTATACGTGGTTTCTACCATTTTTACCTGCTATTTATCGTTTGTAAGTTTGGGCGATAAACTAACCTGGAATGCACTTTTTTGGATTATTATGCTCTTTGCCTCCATCAATGGAGTATCGAAAAGCTTTTTGCAGGAAACCAAAGGACAGCAGCTTTACAGTTATATCTTAGCAAGCCCAGCGGCGGTTTTGATCTCCAAAACAGTGTACAATACGTTGCTCATGCTCGTACTTACCACAATTGCTTTAGGGTTTTATACCTTAGTTTTCGATTCATTTACGCCTCCTGATCTGGTTATGTATTATGTAGCTGTTGTGTTAGGCAGTATCAGTTTTTCAACTGTATTTACCATGGTTTCGGCTATTGCCAGTAAAGCAGGTAACGGCGGTATGCTAATGGCTATTTTAAGCTTCCCGATTATTATTCCAGTGCTTATTTTGTTGATTAAACTGGCTAAAAATGCAGTAGATGGTTTGCCCTGGGAAAACAGTTACGATGAAATTGCCATGCTTTTGGTGGTGAATGTGCTAATGGTGGCCACGTCTTTATTGTTATTTCCTTACCTTTGGCGCGATTAAAAATGATTGAATGGGAGAAGGATTGAATGAGAGTATGGGGAAGGAATTCAATCATTCAAAATCTAACAATTAAAATTTAAATGAAGGATTGATTGATAGCATGAAAAGTAGCATTCATTAATTCAAAACTCAATAGTTATATACGTATGAAAAAAAACTGGTGGAAAATTTTAGCTTCGGTGCTGGTTGTTTATACTGCAATTGCAGGTTTATTGTTGGGCGTACCCCGATTGGCTATTTTAAACGAGACCATTCGCAATCTATATTTCCACGT is drawn from Pedobacter sp. HDW13 and contains these coding sequences:
- a CDS encoding methylated-DNA--[protein]-cysteine S-methyltransferase, which produces MNYASVIASPVGQITILADEEFVYAVTFAEKDITGLPENPLTQKVAQQLKDYFNGKLQHFNFPMKQKGTEFQQDVWLNLLAIPYGETTSYAKFSAHQPLAIRAIAAANGKNNIAIVVPCHRVIGSNGKLVGYAGGLWRKKWLLQHESEVMQRGQTELKF
- a CDS encoding heme exporter protein CcmB, with protein sequence MQLAKEVKYLIHKEVLLEWRSKYTINGVLLYVVSTIFTCYLSFVSLGDKLTWNALFWIIMLFASINGVSKSFLQETKGQQLYSYILASPAAVLISKTVYNTLLMLVLTTIALGFYTLVFDSFTPPDLVMYYVAVVLGSISFSTVFTMVSAIASKAGNGGMLMAILSFPIIIPVLILLIKLAKNAVDGLPWENSYDEIAMLLVVNVLMVATSLLLFPYLWRD